One Xyrauchen texanus isolate HMW12.3.18 chromosome 2, RBS_HiC_50CHRs, whole genome shotgun sequence genomic window carries:
- the LOC127618531 gene encoding iroquois-class homeodomain protein irx-3-like: MSFPQLGYQYIRPIYSQDRQGIGSARAGTDLSPSGALSNVLSTMYGSPFAAAQSYGAFLPYSNDLSIFNQLGAQYELKDSPGVQHAGFAHHHPAFYPYGQYQFGDPSRPKNATRESTSTLKAWLSEHRKNPYPTKGEKIMLAIITKMTLTQVSTWFANARRRLKKENKMTWTPRSRTDEEGNDYISDHEGEDGDKREDEEEIDLENIDTENIESKDDLDDQDELHSDLKLDGRSDSEISDGYEDLQGPEQRLLKAMVKDGKGIHGDRAEHFHHHHHHNNNNNVELKTQQANGEPVKPNQAIINSPPSENNPPPAPKPKIWSLAETATTPDNPRKSPLMNGTPAAPAVQTIIAPHRLLSCPVGKIQSWANRGFTAHQLALLNSNHYLGLSNQASANGLALYSRQAEDRSQNSESTVTGTCHSH; the protein is encoded by the exons ATGTCTTTCCCACAGCTGGGATACCAGTACATCCGACCAATATACTCGCAGGACAGGCAGGGGATAGGCAGTGCCCGAGCCGGGACAGACCTGAGCCCGTCCGGAGCGCTCTCTAATGTTCTCTCTACTATGTACGGATCACCTTTCGCTGCTGCACAAAGCTATGGAGCTTTTCTTCCGTATTCAAATGATCTATCTATTTTCAACCAGCTG GGGGCACAGTACGAACTCAAAGACAGTCCAGGTGTCCAGCATGCAGGATTTGCCCATCATCATCCCGCTTTTTACCCATATGGCCAGTACCAGTTTGGTGACCCGTCCAGACCAAAAAATGCAACGAGAGAGAGCACCAGCACACTCAAGGCCTGGTTAAGCGAGCACAGGAAAAACCCATACCCCACCAAAGGCGAGAAGATCATGCTGGCCATCATCACAAAAATGACCCTCACGCAAGTGTCCACCTGGTTCGCCAACGCCAGGAGGAGGCTAAAGAAGGAGAACAAGATGACCTGGACCCCACGGAGTCGCACAGACGAAGAAGGAAATGATTACATCAGCGATCATGAAGGAGAGGACGGCGACAAACGGGAGGATGAGGAAGAAATCGATTTGGAGAATATTGACACGGAGAATATTGAGAGTAAGGACGATTTAGACGACCAGGATGAACTGCATTCTGATTTGAAACTGGACGGCCGGAGCGACTCGGAAATTTCGGACGGCTATGAGGATTTACAAGGACCGGAGCAAAGGTTGTTAAAAGCGATGGTGAAAGACGGTAAGGGGATTCACGGCGACCGCGCAGAACACTTTCACCATCATCACCaccacaacaacaataacaacgtAGAACTCAAAACCCAACAGGCCAACGGCGAGCCGGTCAAACCCAACCAGGCCATCATCAACTCTCCGCCCTCAGAAAACAACCCACCTCCGGCCCCAAAACCTAAGATCTGGTCTTTGGCAGAGACAGCAACAACTCCAGACAATCCACGCAAATCTCCTCTTATGAACGGGACTCCCGCAGCGCCCGCCGTTCAGACTATCATCGCTCCTCACAGACTACTTTCGTGTCCCGTAGGGAAAATCCAGAGCTGGGCAAATCGGGGTTTCACCGCACACCAGCTCGCCTTGCTGAACTCAAACCATTACTTGGGACTCAGTAACCAGGCTTCGGCGAATGGCCTTGCTCTCTACAGCAGACAAGCAGAGGACAGGAGTCAAAACTCCGAGTCCACAGTCACAGGTACATGTCACTCACACTGA